A genome region from Anopheles stephensi strain Indian chromosome 2, UCI_ANSTEP_V1.0, whole genome shotgun sequence includes the following:
- the LOC118504144 gene encoding amyloid protein-binding protein 2-like translates to MISELFQTMHKARFSGIRIVPENSPSLQQSCVRAFVESVRKAKKGDSEGWLRQLQFLPAPLLTPILDRMCRYPELRDMLRDELTDPVLFMKLFNGYALDYDTLEKCLREAARSVGRPAVLRDLAYNYCDMLRTELMRLRKAETQSKQSRIRARVLESLRFGDYLYEAGWCRCGAEVLTLTQELIALLPAPGRPLQMESLARLLRAQIGACLTSRAAATVQRLVALVEMPVGESGAVPLPLVKAYLQLGSYYYHVQDYERCHQWALRALASAADGGDAPAKGDVIDVLQLIALFCIAKERHDLGNMLISQAVQRARTVYGSLHRKYADVLQQYGFVLLRMNAILPAITAFTECLDVTGRVYGLLSPHAVVLEGYLAHCLYLRSHTTGRFDMALRHAETALDLVRQLMPTSRCVRRQLEHTRDMILRGPDDRRDTKESQPSRERDFHAFSLREIKEKFFELDSSFERDGLACSG, encoded by the coding sequence ATGATTTCGGAACTGTTTCAAACGATGCACAAGGCCCGCTTCAGTGGCATCCGGATCGTGCCGGAAAACTCGCCCTCGCTACAGCAATCCTGCGTCCGGGCGTTCGTTGAAAGTGTGCGGAAAGCGAAGAAGGGTGATAGCGAGGGATGGTTGCGGCAGCTGCAGTTTTTACCGGCTCCGCTGCTCACACCCATCCTCGACCGCATGTGCCGCTATCCGGAGTTGCGAGACATGCTGCGCGATGAGCTCACCGATCCGGTACTGTTCATGAAGCTGTTCAACGGGTACGCGCTGGACTATGATACGCTGGAGAAGTGTTTACGGGAGGCGGCCCGCTCCGTTGGACGTCCGGCAGTCCTGCGGGACCTTGCCTACAACTACTGTGATATGTTGCGCACCGAGCTGATGCGGTTGCGCAAAGCCGAAACTCAGTCGAAACAGTCGAGAATCAGGGCACGGGTGCTGGAATCGCTTCGCTTCGGTGACTACCTGTACGAGGCGGGCTGGTGTCGCTGTGGTGCGGAGGTGCTCACGCTCACGCAAGAACTGATCGCACTGCTGCCCGCGCCGGGCCGGCCACTGCAGATGGAGAGTTTGGCGAGACTGTTGCGTGCGCAGATCGGTGCCTGTCTGACCTCGCGGGCAGCCGCCACCGTGCAGCGATTGGTCGCACTCGTCGAGATGCCGGTGGGTGAGTCCGGAGCAGTACCGCTCCCTCTAGTCAAGGCTTACCTGCAGCTCGGCAGCTACTACTACCACGTGCAGGACTACGAGCGTTGCCATCAGTGGGCGCTGCGAGCGCTCGCCTCCGCAGCGGACGGTGGTGACGCACCGGCCAAAGGCGACGTCATCGACGTGCTGCAGCTGATCGCGCTCTTCTGCATCGCGAAGGAGCGCCACGACCTTGGCAACATGCTGATCAGCCAGGCGGTGCAACGGGCGCGCACCGTGTACGGAAGTCTCCATCGCAAGTACGCGGACGTCCTTCAGCAGTACGGGTTCGTGCTGCTGCGCATGAATGCCATCCTGCCCGCGATCACCGCGTTCACCGAGTGTCTCGACGTTACCGGGCGCGTGTACGGACTGCTCAGCCCGCACGCCGTCGTGCTCGAAGGATATCTGGCGCACTGTCTCTATCTGCGGTCCCACACGACCGGTCGCTTCGATATGGCGCTGCGCCATGCCGAAACTGCGCTCGATCTGGTCCGCCAGTTGATGCCGACGAGCCGGTGCGTTCGACGGCAGCTGGAGCATACGCGCGACATGATCCTGCGCGGTCCGGACGATCGGCGGGACACCAAAGAGAGCCAACCGTCGCGCGAACGCGACTTCCACGCCTTCTCCCTGCGCGAGATCAAAGAGAAGTTCTTCGAGCTGGACTCGTCCTTCGAGCGTGATGGGCTCGCCTGCAGTGGTTAG